The sequence TTCAAGAAGAAGACGACAATTGGAATGTCATGCGGCTGTCGGTGGTGGGTGGGCGAGCTGTTCCGTTCCTGGTGAAGGCGCTGGACGATCCCCGTATCCGGTCGCAGTCTTTTGAGGAGGTCACCACCGGATATGGCCATTCCCCATTGGATCGAATCGTCTACCTCCTTGCCCCGCTCGGTCCGCAAGAGGCGATCGCGCCGCTAACCAAGCTGGTTGATCTGCCCGATCCAATGCTGCGTCAAGAAGTCGCCTATGGGTTGGGAGCGATCGGCAAAAGCGATTGTGTCGAACCATTGCAAAAGCTACTTGCCGACCAGGATGTGGCTGTGGTCGTGAACGGTCTCAATGGAATTCAGGATTCCATCACCGAACAAGTAGCGTCCAAGAAGTTCCTCCGCGAGATCTTCCCAGCTGTGGATGCGGTCCGCGGAAAGGACCTGGACATCTACGACTTTGGAGTTTCGGCCGAAGAGCTAATGCTACAAATCGACGCCGATCGTGCTGTTGCCACTCTGGTGACCAAAGACAGTCTTCAGCCAGACAATCTGACCACAGCCGATGCTTTAGACGCACTTAACGATCACGAAATCAAGATCCCCCACGAGATCTTGTTGCCACTGATCGAACAGGCCAAAGCCTCGATTGACGAAGAACGAATGTACTGGGTCTACCTGGCGGCGGTTCAAGCTTATGCCAACAACCCAGATAAGAACACGGAACAATTCCTGATCGAAGAGCTCACCAATCCAGTCATCGAATACCCAGAACACATCGGCGAGATCTTGCTGGAGATGAAGGGAATTGAAGCTCCAACCTATTACGTTATGGATCGTGTCTTCGAGTTCGAATTCGACCAACTCTCGGACTCGCATCAGAAGTATTGGGCTGTCTGGAGCTATATGACGGACGTAACCGACAGCGGCCACGAGGAATACTTCCTGACAACTCCCGTTGCCGAACAAAAGGTTGCTTTGAACGCCCTGAAAGAAATGGGAGCGAACAAGATCGCCGGCATCTTCGAGGCAGCCTCGATTCAAACCGGCACCATCGAGGCCAACCAGGACGAAGACCTGGCAACCGCCTACAAAGAGATCGCCCGGCACGATCTTCCTGGGCGTGATCCTTTCGAGAAGTTCGACGCTGCCTTCGCGCAGTCGGGTGAAAACCTGGAGACGATCTTGATCCTATTCGTTCTGAAGCATCCAGGCGCATTCCAGTAGTCGATTTGGTTGCCCCACCAATGCAGGGCAATCCGACAAGCACAAAAAAAGGCCTCGTCACCGGGACGAGGCCTTTTTCTTAGCTGGTCACAAGAGCCGCTTGGGCTCGGGTCCGCTTAGTAGCGGTAGTGATCTGGCTTGTAAGGACCGTTGACGGGCACACCGATGTAGTCGGCTTGAGCCTGCGACATCTTGGTCATCTTCACGCCGAGCTTATCGAGGTGCAAGCGAGCAACTTCTTCGTCCAGCGACTTCGGCAGAACGTGAACACCCAGTGGGTACTTTTCAGCGTTCTTCCACAGTTCGAGCTGAGCGATCACCTGGTTGGTGAACGAAGCCGACATGACGAACGATGGGTGACCAGTTGCACAGCCCAGGTTCACCAGGCGGCCTTCGGCCAGGATCAGGATGCTGTGACCATCGGCGAACGTGTAACGATCGACTGGGCCACCTTCCTGCGAGCTTGGCTTGATGCACTCGCGGGTGACGTCCTTCTGACCGTTAATCCAGGCCATGTCGATTTCAAGATCGAAGTGACCGATGTTGCAGACGATGGCGTCGTTCTTCATCCGGCTCATGTGTTCGCCGGTGATGATGTCACGGTTGCCGGTCGTGGTGACGAAGATGTCGGCACGATCGCAGCATTCTTCCATCGTGGTGACTTCGTAACCTTCCATCGCGGCCTGCAGGGCGTTGATTGGATCGATTTCGGTGATGATCACGCGAGCACCGAAGCCACGCATCGACTGGGCACAACCCTTACCGACGTCACCGTAACCAGCGACAACGACGATCTTGCCGGCAACCATCACGTCGGTCGCACGCTTGA comes from Bremerella sp. JC817 and encodes:
- a CDS encoding DUF4375 domain-containing protein is translated as MNWSFKTGLMIAVLIVVTLLTTVGIVVHRNFMAKARFQRWLAYPSLAKLDREDLEEHNFRAPDDLEDAEIESMVAQLFQEEDDNWNVMRLSVVGGRAVPFLVKALDDPRIRSQSFEEVTTGYGHSPLDRIVYLLAPLGPQEAIAPLTKLVDLPDPMLRQEVAYGLGAIGKSDCVEPLQKLLADQDVAVVVNGLNGIQDSITEQVASKKFLREIFPAVDAVRGKDLDIYDFGVSAEELMLQIDADRAVATLVTKDSLQPDNLTTADALDALNDHEIKIPHEILLPLIEQAKASIDEERMYWVYLAAVQAYANNPDKNTEQFLIEELTNPVIEYPEHIGEILLEMKGIEAPTYYVMDRVFEFEFDQLSDSHQKYWAVWSYMTDVTDSGHEEYFLTTPVAEQKVALNALKEMGANKIAGIFEAASIQTGTIEANQDEDLATAYKEIARHDLPGRDPFEKFDAAFAQSGENLETILILFVLKHPGAFQ
- the ahcY gene encoding adenosylhomocysteinase yields the protein MSQVEKLPYKVKDISLAKRGRQEINLAEVEMPGLMALREKYRDEKPLAGARIAGCLHMTIQTAVLIETLVELGAEVTWSSCNIFSTQDHAAAAMAEAGIPVYAWKGMTEEEFDWCIEQTIFFPDGKPLNLILDDGGDLTAMVHNKFPELLDGIKGLSEETTTGVHRLYQMHQKGDLKTPAINVNDSVTKSKFDNLYGCRESLADGIKRATDVMVAGKIVVVAGYGDVGKGCAQSMRGFGARVIITEIDPINALQAAMEGYEVTTMEECCDRADIFVTTTGNRDIITGEHMSRMKNDAIVCNIGHFDLEIDMAWINGQKDVTRECIKPSSQEGGPVDRYTFADGHSILILAEGRLVNLGCATGHPSFVMSASFTNQVIAQLELWKNAEKYPLGVHVLPKSLDEEVARLHLDKLGVKMTKMSQAQADYIGVPVNGPYKPDHYRY